From Argopecten irradians isolate NY chromosome 2, Ai_NY, whole genome shotgun sequence, the proteins below share one genomic window:
- the LOC138316295 gene encoding uncharacterized protein isoform X6, giving the protein MLNFIQYLRANGGGNVSGPVLPNLFNTTGGMVHPSSTPIVQLSQNGSIISTPVSQPLTVCPSHLQNGNITDQPNQRNFIENSPQVTFEPAAQLEGDATNDVGALVQTQDLAQQAAQLSGVAESDLQNVSMETDNQPSDLDTVHYSVNVVNINQSANPDGVRQMLQIPNTSEDNLGQPEGQKFGKFSGKTVIARGAKTHCSSSKNTSKSPFVSKTTGSATKSSGTPHKGRTPPVKKFKCHYDDKCTFSSAYLKDLERHFRTHTGEKPFSCKYCDRSFSRVDKLHLHMRAHTGDKPYKCKFCNYSAVDNSSLRKHAIVHTDERPHKCQVCPYACRTASQLTVHLRTHTGDSPFPCPFCPAKFKIKSDLRRHLRVHTGEKPYQCSKCDAKCATKGNLASHDRVHHSSENQMKCTVCDFSTSSKRSYKEHIKGHEPDDPDCVCHVCHYKCSNREVLRSHLARHEKEKSYNCMHCYFSTNHKANLTLHIKRRHMQIEPNMTNPKGRRTKSTEVKASGLSGKFSKAFTCHLCPESFVRKDSLRSHVRLHEEMANSTLTTALTVLKLQQPVINASSSSGHNRVSQHSKDSEGLVEGDNDMDHKGQGQVNRSYGTDTILVNPETNDQDENGRYEEVVYDNASPSHIGEGQANVTQELGQDKLEYHREELHHQNMDIMNTQAPELSQIVSSGYNTSSVRLPASMESTVITLDMRTLSSDDITIVEPQGIAEARKMLLHRQAQDQQQIRSTQEKDVVLSNQQMYQQLRVSDHDEASDVNRSETADSSDSHLTKREVIERRNCSSDSDGYRRDIYISPLEQKISRDGNISEAENNRCLVQNVTECQDSAVSEHVHFQPQTIPSIQLVQNISFPVIRHPAGLILPPVNGQSLSQFVGRTVQPGEITAMQQAEISTLPHGHLATSQLGEADMLPQNINCLQQKSVASPEGINAMQQRSLDMLQQGDVNVSQERGITTLQPGEVTNPLSLNAQLQDGDTHLTVPIQVLPQQTSSPGFQMIGGGVPQMMSTTGSGLQFVLPTTDNSSTAGQKLVTTTGRQTGTHPTINDNERPASRINDQESSVSRDQISEVSPGRVTVASNLPQTGSSGDDLESIIGQKVPGNKRVIIPMSVHQTISLVHNSPLESQILQTGNAVSSLPMVSPTLQTTTSVPPVVTQLLHPGVPAPSSPVVSRALPTGNLLQALPMVPQVLQTARHITMSPEVPVSNGGPQRSMVSQMDSIVSPGSQDLVSIPVNFIRVPHMETLPELPEQTTKALRHPEK; this is encoded by the exons ATGCTGAACTTTATACAGTACCTCCGGGCTAATGGTGGAGGTAATGTTAGTG GGCCTGTACTTCCTAACCTATTTAATACCACAGGAGGAATGGTGCACCCCTCTAGTACTCCAATAGTACAACTCAGTCAGAACGGCTCCATCATTTCCACTCCAGTCAGCCAACCCCTAACTGTGTGTCCATCTCACTTACAAAATGGCAACATAACTGATCAGCCTAATCAAAGAAATTTCATTGAGAATTCTCCACAAGTGACCTTTGAACCTGCTGCCCAGTTAGAAGGGGATGCAACTAATGATGTTGGAGCTCTAGTCCAGACACAGGACTTGGCACAGCAGGCAGCGCAGCTATCGGGAGTGGCAGAGAGTGACCTTCAAAatgtttccatggaaactgATAACCAACCAAGTGACCTTGACACTGTACATTATTCTGTAAATGTTGTCAATATTAACCAGTCAGCTAATCCTGATGGAGTGAGACAGATGCTACAGATACCCAACACAAGTGAGGACAACCTAGGGCAGCCAGAGGGGCAAAAGTTTGGCAAGTTTAGTGGAAAGACTGTGATTGCAAGAGGAGCTAAAACGCACTGCTCCTCCAGCAAAAACACATCCAAATCTCCCTTTGTATCAAAGACAACAG GATCTGCGACTAAATCTTCTGGAACTCCACACAAGGGTCGTACACCACCTGTAAAGAAGTTCAAATGTCATTATGATGATAAGTGTACTTTCTCCTCGGCATATTTGAAAGATCTGGAACGCCACTTTAGGACGCACACTGGAGAGAAACCTTTTTCTTGTAAATACTGTGATCGGTCGTTCAGTAGAGTGGACAAGCTTCATCTTCACATGAGGGCTCATACTGGTGACAAGCCTTACAAATGCAAATTCT GTAACTACAGTGCTGTGGACAACAGTAGTCTTCGTAAACATGCGATTGTCCACACGGATGAGAGACCTCACAA GTGTCAGGTGTGTCCCTATGCGTGCCGTACCGCCAGTCAGTTGACTGTCCACCTGCGTACACACACTGGTGACAGTCCATTCCCGTGTCCGTTCTGTCCTGCTAAGTTTAAGATCAAGTCTGACCTTCGGCGCCACCTACGTGTACACACCGGTGAAAAGCCATACCAATGTTCCAAGTGTGATGCCAAGTGTGCCACGAAAG GTAACTTGGCCAGCCATGATCGTGTACATCACTCCTCCGAGAACCAGATGAAGTGTACAGTGTGTGATTTCTCCACATCATCAAAGAGAAGTTATAAAGAACACATTAAGGGCCATGAACCTGACGACCCAGACTGTGTGTGCCACGTGTGCCACTACAAGTGTTCCAACAGAGAGGTGCTCCGTAGCCACCTCGCCCGACACGAGAAGGAGAAAAGCTACAACTGCATGCATTGTTATTTTTCAACCAATCACAAGGCTAATTTGACTCTCCATATAAAACGTAGACACATGCAAATCGAGCCAAATATGACCAACCCAAAGGGCAGACGTACAAAGTCAACAGAAGTGAAGGCTTCAGGATTATCAGGAAAATTTTCTAAGGCTTTCACCTGTCACCTTTGCCCTGAATCATTTGTGAGGAAAGATTCTCTAAGAAGCCATGTCAGACTTCATGAAGAAATGGCCAATTCAACACTCACCACAGCTTTGACTGTGCTGAAACTGCAACAGCCTGTGATCAACGCCTCATCATCTAGTGGTCACAACCGAGTCAGCCAGCACAGCAAGGACTCTGAAGGATTGGTGGAGGGAGATAATGATATGGACCACAAAGGTCAAGGGCAGGTTAATAGGTCTTATGGGACAGACACTATACTGGTAAACCCTGAAACTAATGATCAAGATGAAAATGGGAGATATGAGGAAGTAGTGTATGACAATGCTTCTCCGTCACATATAGGGGAAGGTCAGGCCAATGTTACACAGGAGCTAGGACAAGATAAATTGGAATACCACAGAGAGGAACTGCACCATCAGAACATGGATATAATGAATACACAAGCACCAGAACTTAGTCAGATTGTATCTTCAGGTTACAATACATCTTCTGTGAGGTTGCCAGCCTCTATGGAGTCGACAGTGATAACGCTTGACATGCGAACCTTGTCTTCAGATGATATCACTATCGTAGAACCACAAGGTATAGCGGAGGCACGGAAGATGCTGTTACATAGACAGGCCCAGGATCAACAACAGATCAGGTCAACACAGGAAAAAGATGTTGTCTTGTCAAATCAGCAGATGTATCAACAGCTGAGGGTATCGGACCATGATGAGGCAAGTGATGTGAATAGATCAGAAACAGCAGATAGCTCCGATAGTCATCTAACTAAAAGAGAAGTGATAGAGAGACGGAACTGCAGTTCAGATAGTGACGGCTACAGaagagatatatatatttctcctTTAGAGCAAAAGATTTCAAGGGATGGAAATATATCCGAGGCTGAAAACAACAGATGCTTGGTACAGAATGTAACGGAGTGTCAAGATTCAGCGGTGTCAGAACATGTTCATTTCCAGCCTCAGACAATTCCAAGCATACAACTTGTTCAGAACATATCTTTTCCTGTAATTCGTCATCCTGCAGGCTTGATACTTCCTCCAGTAAATGGGCAGTCCCTTAGTCAGTTTGTGGGGAGAACCGTTCagccaggggagataactgccATGCAACAAGCAGAAATATCTACCCTCCCTCATGGGCATCTAGCCACATCTCAACTAGGCGAAGCTGACATGCTGccacaaaatataaattgtctTCAACAAAAATCTGTAGCATCTCCAGAAGGCATAAATGCAATGCAACAGAGGAGCTTAGATATGCTGCAGCAAGGGGACGTTAATGTTAGTCAAGAAAGGGGGATAACCACTCTTCAGCCAGGGGAGGTAACAAATCCTCTATCTCTCAATGCTCAGTTGCAGGATGGAGACACCCACTTGACTGTACCAATACAAGTCTTGCCTCAACAGACTAGTAGCCCGGGTTTCCAGATGATAGGAGGTGGTGTGCCTCAGATGATGAGTACAACAGGAAGTGGTCTACAGTTTGTCCTACCAACAACTGACAACAGCAGCACAGCTGGTCAAAAACTGGTGACTACTACTGGTAGGCAGACAGGAACTCATCCCACAATCAATGACAATGAACGGCCAGCCAGTAGGATAAATGATCAAGAATCTAGTGTCAGCAGAGATCAAATTTCTGAGGTGTCTCCAGGGCGGGTTACAGTCGCTTCTAACCTTCCACAAACTGGCAGCAGTGGCGATGATTTGGAGAGTATAATTGGTCAGAAAGTTCCTGGTAACAAGAGAGTCATAATTCCAATGTCAGTACACCAGACAATTAGTCTCGTTCATAACTCTCCTCTTGAGTCACAAATCCTTCAGACAGGGAATGCTGTTTCAAGCTTACCAATGGTGTCACCAACTTTACAAACTACAACCTCAGTTCCTCCTGTTGTAACACAGCTATTACATCCAGGAGTCCCAGCCCCTTCCTCTCCTGTAGTATCAAGGGCGCTCCCAACAGGAAACCTACTCCAGGCCCTGCCAATGGTACCACAGGTATTACAGACGGCGAGACACATTACCATGTCGCCTGAAGTGCCAGTAAGTAACGGCGGCCCTCAACGTTCTATGGTGTCTCAGATGGATAGCATTGTCTCCCCTGGTAGCCAGGACCTGGTGTCGATACCTGTGAATTTCATACGAGTGCCTCATATGG AAACATTGCCAGAATTACCCGAGCAGACAACAAAAGCACTAAGACATCCAGAGAAATGA
- the LOC138316295 gene encoding uncharacterized protein isoform X3, producing the protein MLNFRQYLQANGGGNVSGPVLPNLFNTTGGMVHPSSTPIVQLSQNGSIISTPVSQPLTVCPSHLQNGNITDQPNQRNFIENSPQVTFEPAAQLEGDATNDVGALVQTQDLAQQAAQLSGVAESDLQNVSMETDNQPSDLDTVHYSVNVVNINQSANPDGVRQMLQIPNTSEDNLGQPEGQKFGKFSGKTVIARGAKTHCSSSKNTSKSPFVSKTTGSATKSSGTPHKGRTPPVKKFKCHYDDKCTFSSAYLKDLERHFRTHTGEKPFSCKYCDRSFSRVDKLHLHMRAHTGDKPYKCKFCNYSAVDNSSLRKHAIVHTDERPHKCQVCPYACRTASQLTVHLRTHTGDSPFPCPFCPAKFKIKSDLRRHLRVHTGEKPYQCSKCDAKCATKGNLASHDRVHHSSENQMKCTVCDFSTSSKRSYKEHIKGHEPDDPDCVCHVCHYKCSNREVLRSHLARHEKEKSYNCMHCYFSTNHKANLTLHIKRRHMQIEPNMTNPKGRRTKSTEVKASGLSGKFSKAFTCHLCPESFVRKDSLRSHVRLHEEMANSTLTTALTVLKLQQPVINASSSSGHNRVSQHSKDSEGLVEGDNDMDHKGQGQVNRSYGTDTILVNPETNDQDENGRYEEVVYDNASPSHIGEGQANVTQELGQDKLEYHREELHHQNMDIMNTQAPELSQIVSSGYNTSSVRLPASMESTVITLDMRTLSSDDITIVEPQGIAEARKMLLHRQAQDQQQIRSTQEKDVVLSNQQMYQQLRVSDHDEASDVNRSETADSSDSHLTKREVIERRNCSSDSDGYRRDIYISPLEQKISRDGNISEAENNRCLVQNVTECQDSAVSEHVHFQPQTIPSIQLVQNISFPVIRHPAGLILPPVNGQSLSQFVGRTVQPGEITAMQQAEISTLPHGHLATSQLGEADMLPQNINCLQQKSVASPEGINAMQQRSLDMLQQGDVNVSQERGITTLQPGEVTNPLSLNAQLQDGDTHLTVPIQVLPQQTSSPGFQMIGGGVPQMMSTTGSGLQFVLPTTDNSSTAGQKLVTTTGRQTGTHPTINDNERPASRINDQESSVSRDQISEVSPGRVTVASNLPQTGSSGDDLESIIGQKVPGNKRVIIPMSVHQTISLVHNSPLESQILQTGNAVSSLPMVSPTLQTTTSVPPVVTQLLHPGVPAPSSPVVSRALPTGNLLQALPMVPQVLQTARHITMSPEVPVSNGGPQRSMVSQMDSIVSPGSQDLVSIPVNFIRVPHMETLPELPEQTTKALRHPEK; encoded by the exons ATGCTGAACTTTAGACAGTACCTCCAGGCTAATGGTGGAGGTAATGTTAGTG GGCCTGTACTTCCTAACCTATTTAATACCACAGGAGGAATGGTGCACCCCTCTAGTACTCCAATAGTACAACTCAGTCAGAACGGCTCCATCATTTCCACTCCAGTCAGCCAACCCCTAACTGTGTGTCCATCTCACTTACAAAATGGCAACATAACTGATCAGCCTAATCAAAGAAATTTCATTGAGAATTCTCCACAAGTGACCTTTGAACCTGCTGCCCAGTTAGAAGGGGATGCAACTAATGATGTTGGAGCTCTAGTCCAGACACAGGACTTGGCACAGCAGGCAGCGCAGCTATCGGGAGTGGCAGAGAGTGACCTTCAAAatgtttccatggaaactgATAACCAACCAAGTGACCTTGACACTGTACATTATTCTGTAAATGTTGTCAATATTAACCAGTCAGCTAATCCTGATGGAGTGAGACAGATGCTACAGATACCCAACACAAGTGAGGACAACCTAGGGCAGCCAGAGGGGCAAAAGTTTGGCAAGTTTAGTGGAAAGACTGTGATTGCAAGAGGAGCTAAAACGCACTGCTCCTCCAGCAAAAACACATCCAAATCTCCCTTTGTATCAAAGACAACAG GATCTGCGACTAAATCTTCTGGAACTCCACACAAGGGTCGTACACCACCTGTAAAGAAGTTCAAATGTCATTATGATGATAAGTGTACTTTCTCCTCGGCATATTTGAAAGATCTGGAACGCCACTTTAGGACGCACACTGGAGAGAAACCTTTTTCTTGTAAATACTGTGATCGGTCGTTCAGTAGAGTGGACAAGCTTCATCTTCACATGAGGGCTCATACTGGTGACAAGCCTTACAAATGCAAATTCT GTAACTACAGTGCTGTGGACAACAGTAGTCTTCGTAAACATGCGATTGTCCACACGGATGAGAGACCTCACAA GTGTCAGGTGTGTCCCTATGCGTGCCGTACCGCCAGTCAGTTGACTGTCCACCTGCGTACACACACTGGTGACAGTCCATTCCCGTGTCCGTTCTGTCCTGCTAAGTTTAAGATCAAGTCTGACCTTCGGCGCCACCTACGTGTACACACCGGTGAAAAGCCATACCAATGTTCCAAGTGTGATGCCAAGTGTGCCACGAAAG GTAACTTGGCCAGCCATGATCGTGTACATCACTCCTCCGAGAACCAGATGAAGTGTACAGTGTGTGATTTCTCCACATCATCAAAGAGAAGTTATAAAGAACACATTAAGGGCCATGAACCTGACGACCCAGACTGTGTGTGCCACGTGTGCCACTACAAGTGTTCCAACAGAGAGGTGCTCCGTAGCCACCTCGCCCGACACGAGAAGGAGAAAAGCTACAACTGCATGCATTGTTATTTTTCAACCAATCACAAGGCTAATTTGACTCTCCATATAAAACGTAGACACATGCAAATCGAGCCAAATATGACCAACCCAAAGGGCAGACGTACAAAGTCAACAGAAGTGAAGGCTTCAGGATTATCAGGAAAATTTTCTAAGGCTTTCACCTGTCACCTTTGCCCTGAATCATTTGTGAGGAAAGATTCTCTAAGAAGCCATGTCAGACTTCATGAAGAAATGGCCAATTCAACACTCACCACAGCTTTGACTGTGCTGAAACTGCAACAGCCTGTGATCAACGCCTCATCATCTAGTGGTCACAACCGAGTCAGCCAGCACAGCAAGGACTCTGAAGGATTGGTGGAGGGAGATAATGATATGGACCACAAAGGTCAAGGGCAGGTTAATAGGTCTTATGGGACAGACACTATACTGGTAAACCCTGAAACTAATGATCAAGATGAAAATGGGAGATATGAGGAAGTAGTGTATGACAATGCTTCTCCGTCACATATAGGGGAAGGTCAGGCCAATGTTACACAGGAGCTAGGACAAGATAAATTGGAATACCACAGAGAGGAACTGCACCATCAGAACATGGATATAATGAATACACAAGCACCAGAACTTAGTCAGATTGTATCTTCAGGTTACAATACATCTTCTGTGAGGTTGCCAGCCTCTATGGAGTCGACAGTGATAACGCTTGACATGCGAACCTTGTCTTCAGATGATATCACTATCGTAGAACCACAAGGTATAGCGGAGGCACGGAAGATGCTGTTACATAGACAGGCCCAGGATCAACAACAGATCAGGTCAACACAGGAAAAAGATGTTGTCTTGTCAAATCAGCAGATGTATCAACAGCTGAGGGTATCGGACCATGATGAGGCAAGTGATGTGAATAGATCAGAAACAGCAGATAGCTCCGATAGTCATCTAACTAAAAGAGAAGTGATAGAGAGACGGAACTGCAGTTCAGATAGTGACGGCTACAGaagagatatatatatttctcctTTAGAGCAAAAGATTTCAAGGGATGGAAATATATCCGAGGCTGAAAACAACAGATGCTTGGTACAGAATGTAACGGAGTGTCAAGATTCAGCGGTGTCAGAACATGTTCATTTCCAGCCTCAGACAATTCCAAGCATACAACTTGTTCAGAACATATCTTTTCCTGTAATTCGTCATCCTGCAGGCTTGATACTTCCTCCAGTAAATGGGCAGTCCCTTAGTCAGTTTGTGGGGAGAACCGTTCagccaggggagataactgccATGCAACAAGCAGAAATATCTACCCTCCCTCATGGGCATCTAGCCACATCTCAACTAGGCGAAGCTGACATGCTGccacaaaatataaattgtctTCAACAAAAATCTGTAGCATCTCCAGAAGGCATAAATGCAATGCAACAGAGGAGCTTAGATATGCTGCAGCAAGGGGACGTTAATGTTAGTCAAGAAAGGGGGATAACCACTCTTCAGCCAGGGGAGGTAACAAATCCTCTATCTCTCAATGCTCAGTTGCAGGATGGAGACACCCACTTGACTGTACCAATACAAGTCTTGCCTCAACAGACTAGTAGCCCGGGTTTCCAGATGATAGGAGGTGGTGTGCCTCAGATGATGAGTACAACAGGAAGTGGTCTACAGTTTGTCCTACCAACAACTGACAACAGCAGCACAGCTGGTCAAAAACTGGTGACTACTACTGGTAGGCAGACAGGAACTCATCCCACAATCAATGACAATGAACGGCCAGCCAGTAGGATAAATGATCAAGAATCTAGTGTCAGCAGAGATCAAATTTCTGAGGTGTCTCCAGGGCGGGTTACAGTCGCTTCTAACCTTCCACAAACTGGCAGCAGTGGCGATGATTTGGAGAGTATAATTGGTCAGAAAGTTCCTGGTAACAAGAGAGTCATAATTCCAATGTCAGTACACCAGACAATTAGTCTCGTTCATAACTCTCCTCTTGAGTCACAAATCCTTCAGACAGGGAATGCTGTTTCAAGCTTACCAATGGTGTCACCAACTTTACAAACTACAACCTCAGTTCCTCCTGTTGTAACACAGCTATTACATCCAGGAGTCCCAGCCCCTTCCTCTCCTGTAGTATCAAGGGCGCTCCCAACAGGAAACCTACTCCAGGCCCTGCCAATGGTACCACAGGTATTACAGACGGCGAGACACATTACCATGTCGCCTGAAGTGCCAGTAAGTAACGGCGGCCCTCAACGTTCTATGGTGTCTCAGATGGATAGCATTGTCTCCCCTGGTAGCCAGGACCTGGTGTCGATACCTGTGAATTTCATACGAGTGCCTCATATGG AAACATTGCCAGAATTACCCGAGCAGACAACAAAAGCACTAAGACATCCAGAGAAATGA